The following coding sequences lie in one Pungitius pungitius chromosome 18, fPunPun2.1, whole genome shotgun sequence genomic window:
- the ptpn13 gene encoding tyrosine-protein phosphatase non-receptor type 13 isoform X2 — translation MHVSLAEALEVRGGPLQEEEVWAVLSQSAESLQELFHKDPAAMGFIISPWSLLLMPSGNISFTEEYVTQQDLRAFTAPEVLGGASITSVSDIEKTHMYSLGMTLFWGADYEIPQSQPMKLGEHLNSLLLNMCDDVTLSRMSLRTVLDICSKHIRNSSGDPPFSYIRKLVRLVLGSLSQLDGLLTDRESLPERSKEIRERLRGKGLPSGRSAAPRVLERYKARSQEPTALNRGLSRSMGSLPIQDLLKGDEGPALQYSQSEHQSQSESPTEFYPKPPSLQHQHSYPYLHPLHPQQKGRPVELDRRSLPFHSVDLSRSQARKNWASSVDLACIDPDALRFGALEDARRGNSAISTTSIGRRKSPLWASRERDSHFSEFGGLTSRKPHHHSALSVGSGLTGAYDRIKERQRKLQALRQAVDDPVHIQQRYHSDYSSSSESPSVTSSDLDYRQAKKPGEVRRFSSQLALSSEHDALSLTSHITNRHRLYEGAADEGLIGAELLLQRQEEEVQRLQAHLANRLSRANLYPTDDPLAPTRSSMLDLRDPLFTSSIPLRKPKSFHGPEFVKMAGEPCVALSVPSSIMRGKVEEVQRKVGVVLLNGQKLELSCDIKAVCKDVLDMAVAHIGLVEHHLFGLAYLRDEEFFFVDPEAKLSKVAPEGWKEDPKKKKSDVPFNLFLRIKFFIDDVNLIQHAMTKHQYYLQLRKDILEERMRCDTETAMLLASLALQAEFSDYQPELHGKTYFRVEHYVPVSVQDKVEQTTIKEELTKLHSNYYGASDTEAEFEFLKVSQRLTEYGVHFHRVLPEKRSQTGIMLGVYSKGVHIFEVLNGNRTPVLRFPWRETKKISFIKKKICLQNTSDGIKHLFQTDSNKTCQYLLQLCSDQHKFHLQMKARQSNQELQDLENSPLSSLQYSLDPRGGDTVGRMVSSGSLAPSLSTRSNPDHLKRISYSEMALHKAPSGPILVQDEVHFPGFNPVASTALSNPRMMSRSHHNLGQMPESPEQRPAESHRGTSHGRLSQAPPGQVVPHFQQHQRASSDTDSILTQQDKSFGTVSHSSPTWSLSKSKKESDSSSTEETGQAYVVGVSMHSSSGPSTPASVNDSLKKKLIALPSPEREITTVNLKKDVKYGLGFQVVGGEMSGRADLGTIISSITPRGPADVNGCLRPGDRLISVNDVNLEGLSHATAIDVLQNAPDDVTLVVLQPKESLYKNSSPSLVQAKSAVKAPNSSQGRDLDFDTSPEERVGTGSAGTPLSTSSLSHQPPSLSSQDSRTSSGAKISPPPANVQQCLERLTGTATITERRRPEPNTGLHPAPPALDPAPPALPPKTRKAKVSEAPKVPEHSDWGDSDMDEETYSSSQEKVKVKKEYNMENVNGNVPGVSSLCPGELFDVELSKKDSSLGISVTVLFGKGGVNTTVRHGGIYVKAIMPKGAAELDGRIQKGDRVVAVNGNSLEGATHEQAVEALRETGQLVHLLLEKGHLSADSVHAPVTPQCTAASQQDETKSRERPLPVKDKPEYSFVTRDNVFDVCLLKNTSGLGFSFSREEHIPDEPPGSSMVRVKKLFPGQPAAESGRIKVGDVIMRVNQTSLKGLSQHEVISALRGTGQEVNLLLCRPEYQVLPEMDTSAVTPKPSPRKALVTPAQSSLTVVRDKSPPGTQGKSLVEDVLERLLHKSPGRHNSYSDSTDGDEEVEEAFSTSPVEHRRQTWEQSVYHTPSSHLGRYDSTGQLDDTVTTAFYSPNLSLTRSDLSKRCPSSPITADVESSALHRASSPTAPSPDPLPPPLPVPLNLTVSGNGLDMEDFVPEVELKVSLVKSEMGSLGFTLTKGNDHGCYIHDIIQDPAKGNGTLRPGDRMIMVNNTDVSNMGHTEVVNLVRAAPRVVDLVVGRVLEAPKPSLEAHLLPDISFKGSQDPLGLELDGGCDSVYDVLFVKDIVPGSVAFEEGSLRPLDLIHYINGAPTQDLTLGESTRLMHLSLDDLILKATRDGKPVSAGQKSVSFLNNNVSSSMNGFVKGEDLRDKENLAALCPLEEEIMNLDLEKMPSGGLGFSVIGGERGIFVKSITPGGIAESSGKLQVGDRLLKVNEELMTGVSHTKAVTTIRKAQGLVHLIVSRPPDQNPSTYLAYLPINSDRCNGNADLSEHSGAKTKPFTLHDELKAGGCPPIPPIDYEDNPLGHKREAELSAELSEDTDCDGSSLPEDSPESSRKGEWQEDNVDDPRNENYLQMSAGQPEEDEITWGSDELPIENINSKSRDDGPIITEDELTSLPLVKVVPDGQYTGPKLNMVVRMMRGLLEQKVPLQEFDNLQNLQPLDDCLIGQTRENKKKNRYKNIVPFDTTRVVLGKDGGYINANFINMSVKDENYMYIACQGPLPTTLGDFWQMVWEQKSNVIAMMTQEVEGGKVKCQRYWPDTPRTAEMVDDRLQITLIKDQYLDNFVIRLIEVKDVQTAEIQRVTHLNYTGWPDHGTPSQPEQLLTFISYMRHVHRSGPIVSHCSAGIGRSGTLICIDVVLGLISKDADFDLSDVVRNMRLQRQGMIQTEEQYVFCYQVILYVLRCLQAEENISG, via the exons ACCCTGCGGCCATGGGCTTCATCATCTCTCCCTGGTCCCTCCTGCTCATGCCCTCTGGCAACATCTCATTCACGGAGGAGTATGTCACCCAGCAAGATTTAAGAGCCTTCACGGCCCCAGAGGTCCTGGGTGGGGCCTCCATAACTTCCGTCTCTGACATAGAGAAG acGCACATGTACTCTCTGGGGATGACACTATTCTGGGGGGCAGACTATGAGATCCCCCAAAGTCAG CCTATGAAGTTGGGGGAGCACCTGAACAGCCTGCTCCTCAACATGTGTGATGATGTTACGTTGAGTCGAATGTCGCTGCGCACGGTGCTGGACATCTGCAGCAAGCACATACGAAACTCCAGCGGTGACCCTCCCTTCTCCTATATCCGAAAACTGGTCCGGTTGGTGCTGGGCAGCCTTTCCCAG CTGGACGGTCTGCTGACTGACAGAGAGTCTCTTCCGGAGCGAAGTAAGGAGATTCGGGAGAGGCTGAGGGGCAAGGGCCTGCCTTCAG GGAGGAGCGCCGCCCCCAGGGTTCTGGAGCGCTACAAAGCGAGGAGTCAGGAGCCCACGGCGCTCAATCGAGGCCTCAGTCGCTCCATGGGCTCCCTTCCGATCCAAGACCTGTTGAAGGGGGACGAGGGGCCGGCCCTGCAGTACTCCCAGTCCGAACATCAATCCCAGTCTGAATCCCCCACAGAATTCTACCCCAAGCCCCCCTCACTCCAACACCAACACTCCTATCCCTACCTGCACCCCCTTCACCCCCAGCAAAAGGGCCGACCTGTGGAACTGGACCGCAGATCTTTACCCTTCCACAGTGTGGACTTGAGCCGCAGTCAGGCCAGGAAGAACTGGGCGTCCTCGGTGGACTTGGCTTGCATTGACCCAGACGCCCTTCGCTTTGGGGCCTTGGAGGATGCGCGCAGGGGCAACAGTGCCATAAGTACCACCTCCATAGGCAGGCGCAAGTCGCCCCTGTGGGCGTCCAGGGAGAGGGATTCTCACTTCTCAGAGTTCGGTGGGCTGACGAGTCGGAAGCCCCACCACCACTCGGCCCTGTCGGTGGGCTCGGGCCTCACCGGCGCCTACGACCGGATaaaggagagacagaggaagcTTCAGGCGCTGAGGCAAGCAGTGGATG ACCCAGTTCACATCCAGCAGAGGTACCACAGTGATTACAGTTCATCCAGTGAAAGCCCCTCAGTGACCTCCTCAGATCTAGACTACAgacaag ccaaGAAACCCGGCGAGGTGAGGAGGTTTAGCTCCCAGCTGGCACTTTCCTCCGAACACGATGCCCTATccttgacaagtcacatcacaAACAGGCACAG gctGTACGAGGGGGCGGCCGACGAAGGCCTGATTGGAGCAGAGCTGCTTCtccagaggcaggaggaggaggtgcagcggcTCCAGGCCCACCTGGCCAACAGGCTGTCCCGGGCCAACCTCTACCCCACAGACGACCCCCTGGCCCCGACTCGCAGCTCCATGCTCGACCTCCGGGACCCCCTCTTCACCTCTTCTATACCACTTCGCAAACCCAAG AGCTTCCACGGGCCTGAGTTTGTGAAGATGGCCGGTGAGCCCTGCGTGGCCTTATCCGTTCCCTCTTCCATAATG CGTGGCAAAGTGGAGGAAGTGCAGCGGAAGGTgggtgtggtgctgctgaatgGCCAAAAGCTGGAGCTGAGCTGTGATATCAAGGCAGTTTGTAAGGACGTTCTGGACATGGCGGTCGCCCACATCGGACTGGTGGAACATCATCTCTTTGGCTTAGCATACCTCAGAG ATGAGGAGTTCTTCTTTGTTGATCCTGAAGCCAAACTGTCCAAAGTGGCCCCGGAGGGATGGAAGGAGGAtcccaagaagaagaaatctgATGTGCCTTTTAATCTTTTCCTCCGCATTAAGTTCTTCATTGATGACGTCAACCTCATTCA GCACGCTATGACCAAACATCAATACTACTTACAGCTGAGGAAGGATATCCTGGAGGAAAGAATGCGCTGTGACACCGAAACTGCCATGCTGTTAGCTTCACTGGCACTGCAGGCGGAATTTAGTGACTACCAACCCGAG CTCCATGGGAAGACCTACTTCAGGGTGGAGCACTACGTGCCGGTGTCCGTCCAGGACAAAGTGGAACAGACGACAATCAAGGAGGAACTGACAAAACTTCACAGCAACTACTATGGAGCATCTGACACTGAGGCAGAGTTTGAGTTTCTCAAG GTGAGCCAGAGGCTGACAGAGTATGGCGTCCATTTCCACCGGGTGCTTCCTGAGAAGCGGTCCCAGACAGGCATCATGCTGGGTGTCTATTCCAAGGGGGTGCACATCTTTGAGGTTCTTAACGGAAATCGTACCCCGGTGCTAAGATTTCCCTGGAGGGAGACTAAAAAGATTTCCTTCATT aaaaagaagatttgCCTCCAGAACACCTCGGATGGGATTAAGCACCTGTTTCAGACGGACAGCAATAAGACCTGTCAGTATCTGCTCCAGCTCTGCTCCGATCAGCACAAGTTCCACCTCCAGATGAAGGCCCGCCAGAGCAACCAGGAGCTCCAAGACCTAG AGAACAGCCCCTTGAGCAGTTTGCAGTATTCCCTTGATCCTCGCGGTGGCGACACAGTGGGGAGGATGGTGAGCTCGGGCAGCCTGGCCCCCAGCTTATCAACACGCTCCAACCCGGACCACCTCAAGAGGATCTCCTACTCGGAGATGGCCCTGCACAAAGCACCGTCCGGCCCGATATTGGTGCAAGATGAGGTCCACTTTCCGGGTTTCAATCCGGTTGCCTCGACGGCCCTTTCCAACCCGCGGATGATGAGCCGCTCCCACCACAACCTCGGTCAGATGCCCGAGTCTCCGGAGCAGCGACCGGCGGAGTCTCACCGGGGGACGTCGCACGGCCGACTGAGTCAGGCGCCACCCGGCCAAGTGGTCCCTCACTTCCAGCAACACCAGCGAGCCAGCTCAGACACAGACTCCATCTTGACCCAACAGGACAA ATCTTTTGGCACAGTGTCGCACAGCAGCCCAACCTGGAGTCTCAGCAAATCCAAAAAAGAGTCCGACTCTTCTTCCACAGAGGAGACTGGCCAAGCATATGTAGTCG GTGTCAGTATGCACAGTTCCTCCGGCCCTTCAACCCCAGCCTCTGTTAATG ATTCACTCAAGAAAAAGCTAATTGCCTTACCatctccagagagagagatcacAACTGTAAACCTGAAGAAAGATGTGAAATATGGCCTCG GATTCCAGGTTGTTGGAGGGGAGATGTCCGGTCGGGCGGACCTTGGCACCATCATTAGCTCCATCACTCCTCGGGGTCCTGCTGACGTCAACGGCTGCCTCAGACCTG GTGACCGGCTGATCTCGGTGAACGATGTGAACCTAGAGGGGCTCTCTCATGCCACCGCGATTGACGTCCTCCAAAATGCTCCCGATGATGTTACTCTGGTGGTGTTGCAGCCCAAGGAAAGCCtttacaaaa ACTCTTCTCCAAGCCTCGTTCAAGCCAAGTCTGCAGTAAAGGCACCGAACTCTAGCCAGGGGCGAGATCTAGACTTTGATACCTCGCCAGAGGAGCGAGTGGGAACAGGAAGCGCTGGCACACCCTTATCCACCTCCTCCCTGAGCCACCAGCCCCCCAGCCTCAGCTCTCAGGACTCCAGAACCAGCAGCGGCGCTAAAATAAGCCCGCCCCCTGCTAATGTTCAGCAGTGCCTAGAAAGGCTTACGGGCACTGCAACCATTACCGAACGTCGTAGACCAGAACCCAACACGGGTTTGCATCCTGCGCCGCCGGCTCTGGATCCTGCGCCGCCGGCTCTGCCCCCCAAAACTAGAAAAGCTAAAGTGTCAGAAGCCCCGAAGGTCCCCGAGCACTCCGACTGGGGGGATTCAGACATGGATGAGGAGACGTATTCCAGTAGTCAAgagaaagtcaaagtcaaaaag GAATACAACATGGAAAATGTAAATGGTAATGTGCCAGGGGTCAGTAGTCTCTGTCCAGGAGAACTATTTGACGTTGAGCTGTCTAAAAAAGACAGCAGCCTGGGCATAAGTGTCACGGTACTGTTCGGCAAG GGAGGAGTCAATACGACGGTCCGACACGGAGGCATCTACGTCAAAGCCATCATGCCGAAAGGAGCCGCTGAGCTCGACGGGAGGATACAGAAAG GTGATCGCGTGGTCGCCGTCAACGGAAATAGTCTGGAGGGCGCCACTCACGAGCAAGCGGTAGAAGCTCTCCGAGAAACGGGGCAG TTGGTGCACCTGTTGCTGGAGAAGGGCCACTTGTCCGCAGACAGCGTCCATGCTCCCGTCACCCCTCAGTGCACGGCAGCCAGCCAGCAAGACGAGACCAAGAGCAGAGAGCGGCCGCTTCCGGTCAAGGATAAACCGGAGTACAGCTTTGTTACGCGAG ATAATGTGTTCGACGTGTGCCTGCTGAAGAACACGTCTGGTCTGGGCTTCAGCTTCAGTCGGGAGGAACACATCCCCGACGAACCCCCCGGCTCCAGTATGGTGCGGGTTAAAAAGCTGTTTCCAGGGCAACCGGCCGCAGAGAGCGGTCGCATCAAGGTGGGCGACGTCATCATGCGGGTCAATCAGACCTCCCTCAAAGGACTCTCGCAACAT GAGGTCATATCAGCTTTGCGAggaacaggacaggaagtgaatctgctTCTCTGTAGACCTGAATATCAAGTCCTACCTGAAATGGACACTTCAGCTGTG ACGCCCAAGCCATCCCCTCGAAAGGCCCTAGTGACCCCTGCACAGTCCAGCTTGACTGTGGTCAGGGACAAATCTCCTCCTGGCACACAAGGCAAGAGCCTGGTGGAGGACGTCCTGGAGCGGCTGCTGCACAAAAGCCCCGGGCGACACAACAGCTACAGTGACAGCACTGACGgggacgaggaggtggaggaggccttCAGCACCAGCCCGGTGGAGCACAGGAGGCAAACCTGGGAGCAGAGTGTCTACCACACCCCGAGCAGCCACCTGGGCCGCTACGACAGCACAGGTCAACTGGACGACACAGTCACCACAGCCTTCTACTCCCCGAACTTGTCGTTGACGAGATCGGACCTCAGCAAGAG GTGTCCTTCATCCCCCATTACGGCAGATGTGGAGTCGTCCGCCCTGCATAGGGCGTCGTCCCCCACTGCCCCGAGCCCAGATCCCCTGCCTCCTCCACTGCCTGTGCCATTAAACCTCACCGTGTCTGGCAATGGACTGGACATGGAGGACTTTGTCCCG GAGGTGGAGCTCAAGGTCTCCCTGGTGAAGTCAGAAATGGGCAGTCTGGGCTTCACCCTCACAAAAGGTAACGATCATGGCTGCTACAtccatgacatcatccaggaTCCAGCCAAAGGAAATGGAACCCTGAGGCCCGGGGACCGGATGATTATG GTAAACAACACAGATGTGAGCAACATGGGCCACACCGAGGTGGTCAACCTTGTGCGCGCGGCTCCTCGTGTGGTGGACTTGGTGGTCGGGAGGGTTCTGGAGGCTCCCAAGCCCTCCCTAGAAGCCCACCTGCTGCCTGACATCAGCTTCAAGGGCAGTCAAGACCCTCTGG GTTTGGAGCTGGATGGTGGCTGTGACAGTGTGTACGATGTCTTGTTTGTCAAAGACATTGTTCCCGGCTCAGTGGCCTTTGAGGAGGGCAGCCTGAGACCACTCGATCTCATCCACTACATCAACGGTGCTCCCACGCAGGACCTGACTCTTGGTGAGAGCACCCGGCTGATGCACCTGTCCCTCGACGACCTCATACTCAAAGCCACCAG ggATGGAAAGCCTGTTTCTGCCGGGCAGAAAAGTGTCTCTTTTCTCAACAACAATGTCTCATCCAGCATGAACG GGTTTGTTAAAGGTGAAGATCTAAGAGATAAAGAGAATCTAGCAGCACTTTGTCCTTTAGAG GAGGAGATCATGAATCTGGATCTGGAGAAGATGCCGTCCGGAGGTCTGGGTTTCTCTGTCAttggaggagaaagggggatCTTTGTCAAGTCCATCACTCCGGGAGGAATAGCAGAGTCCTCGGGCAAACTGCAAGTCGGGGACAGGCTGCTTAAA GTAAATGAGGAGCTAATGACGGGCGTGTCCCACACCAAAGCTGTCACCACCATCCGTAAAGCTCAAGGCCTGGTGCATCTCATAGTGTCCAGACCTCCAGACCAGAACCCAAGTACATACCTGGCCTATCTGCCCATCAACTCCGACCGGTGCAATGGAAACGCAG ATCTGAGTGAGCACAGCGGAGCGAAGACTAAGCCGTTTACTCTCCACGACGAGCTGAAGGCTGGCGGATGCCCTCCCATACCGCCGATAG ACTACGAGGACAATCCGCTCGGACACAAGAGAGAGGCGGAGCTCAGCGCAGAGCTTTCAGAGGACACCGACTGTGATGGTTCTTCATTACCTGAAGATTCCCCTGAG AGTTCCCGAAAAGGGGAGTGGCAAGAGGACAACGTTGACGATCCGAGGAATGAAAA CTATCTGCAAATGAGTGCTGGACAGCCAGAGGAAGATGAAATCACATGGGGAAGTGATGAATTGCCGATTGAAAACATAAACTCCAAATCAAGAGATG ACGGACCAATCATCACAGAGGACGAGCTGACCTCTTTGCCCCTCGTCAAAGTGGTCCCCGATGGCCAGTACACGGGACCCAAGCTCAACATGGTGGTTCGCATGATGAGGGGGCTTCTGGAGCAGAAGGTCCCTCTGCAGGAGTTCGAT aACCTTCAGAATCTCCAGCCGCTGGACGACTGTTTGATTGGTCAGACGAgggagaacaagaagaagaaccgCTACAAGAATATTGTTCCAT TTGACACAACTCGAGTTGTTCTTGGAAAAGACGGGGGCTACATCAACGCCAACTTCATCAACATGTCAGTGAAGGACGAGAACTACATGTACATTGCCTGTCAGGGGCCCTTGCCCACAACCCTGGGGGACTTTTGGCAAATGGTCTGGGAGCAGAAGTCCAACGTGATCGCCATGATGACCCAGGAAGTAGAGGGAGGGAAAGTGAAATGCCAGCGGTACTGGCCGGACACACCAAGGACGGCAGAGATGGTGGACGACAGGTTACAGATCACGCTGATCAAAGACCAATATCTCGACAACTTTGTCATCCGACTCATCGAGGTCAAAGACGTCCAG ACCGCTGAAATCCAGCGAGTAACTCACCTCAACTACACGGGATGGCCGGACCACGGGACGCCCTCGCAGCCAGAGCAGCTGCTCACGTTCATTTCCTACATGAGGCACGTGCACCGCTCCGGTCCAATAGTCTCGCACTGCAGCGCGGGCATCGGTCGATCGGGAACCCTCATCTGCATAGACGTGGTACTGGGGCTCATCAGTAAAGACGCTGAT TTTGATCTTTCAGATGTGGTCAGGAACATGAGACTTCAGAGACAGGGAATGATCCAGACGGAG GAGCAATATGTCTTCTGCTATCAAGTGATCCTCTATGTGCTCCGATGCCTTCAAGCAGAGGAAAACATCTCTGGATAA